A stretch of Gambusia affinis linkage group LG10, SWU_Gaff_1.0, whole genome shotgun sequence DNA encodes these proteins:
- the fam163ab gene encoding protein FAM163A yields MTAGTVVITGGILATVILLCIIAVLCYCRLQYYCCKKNGSDSGSLSQQHFACNACSITGLDGPIITPLSLSPPEPAKSFNPTKPTMGQHRYCPTCSPYDSPFYIRTTDEMRNGGDRVTYMPTHYENQALAMPLPAVRGSMLRESQRGHPPDFYTNTRAISTEV; encoded by the exons ATGACAGCTGGAACTGTTGTCATAACTGGAGGAATACTGGCCACAGTGATACTTCTGTGTATCATAGCCGTGCTCTGCTACTGTAGACTCCAG TACTACTGCTGTAAGAAGAATGGGTCTGACAGTGGCTCCCTCTCTCAGCAACACTTTGCTTGCAACGCCTGCAGCATCACTGGCCTGGACGGCCCAATCATCACCCCTCTGTCACTGTCGCCACCAGAGCCGGCCAAATCCTTTAACCCCACCAAACCTACCATGGGGCAACACCGCTACTGTCCCACCTGCTCACCCTATGACTCGCCCTTCTACATCCGTACCACGGACGAGATGCGCAACGGTGGAGATCGCGTCACCTACATGCCAACACACTATGAGAACCAGGCGCTGGCGATGCCGCTGCCCGCTGTCCGAGGCTCCATGCTGAGGGAAAGCCAGCGCGGTCACCCTCCTGATTTCTACACCAACACCAGAGCCATCAGCACCGAGGTGTGA